AAAGCCAGCTTTGCCTTGGCACTTCAGTACGTTGTGTCACTCAGAAGCACAGGTATGAAATTAGTGGGAATATGAACATGAGGATTTCCTTGACCAACAGATGTAACCCCAAAAGCAGAGAACAGGACAGACTGTGGAATTCATAGACATTGTAACATCCCTTGCAGAAGATACAAGAGATCAAGCAACACTACAGAATAGGGATCTTTCTGCTACAACAGCAGCAAATGGACACAGATGGCCAATTACGCaccaaaaatggaaaagcagcattatGGCCATGCTGAGGCCCACACCAATCTTTCTTCAGAGTCCAAATCCCTTTTTTAACATGGACtaacaacaaaattatttagtttAACATAAGCTATTTCATCCATTCCACACTTTCAAGCACGTATTACACTAATTGGAGCCTGTCTCTGAAGATGCATAATCCACATGCTAATTTTCACCTTAAAAAAGAACTGGTCAGATTTAATTTGCTGGTGCTGTAAGTGACTGGAGCTCCCTGTGACTTCACAATGATATTTCCTCAGGTTACGCGATTAAAAAAAGATAGCTGAAGACAAACCAACAGTTATACTTGTAGCCCAAATACAAAGGGACTCAAAGTAGAAGGCAAAGTTGCATTTTGCAAGCAATCTGCTCGCATGCTTGCAGACATCTGCAGAAGTTGCAAAGCAACTggagtcctgctgctgcagcaggaagacATTTATGTAAACCTCCCCAACTCCATGATGCTGCTCTGGAGGCTTCAGAGTTAAGCCAGAAGGTCTTTATCTCAATTAAACTGCAACTGGCAAGAGGCAAGTACATTTACCAATGCAAGGAGAGAAGACTTGCTTCCTCAGACCTGCCCACCCACTACactgaaaggacagaaaagaaaaaaacactgctaCTAATTCCACAGCCAGAAGTTCATGGCGGGAATATGAAAACGCACAGGAGGAACTAAACCTGGAATTCTGAGCGCACACTGTTAAAGAGGCATGTTTGTAAAATGAATCCCTTTAATCTAGTTGCAGAAACAGTCAGAAGGACTGTATGTCACGGTACTAAATTCCATGCACGATATTTAAACCATGAGTTAAGCAGTGGAACAACTCGGGAGAATAAAGGGTATCTTCACAGCTACTTTGGTGTTCACGTAGGATTACAATAGTTGAGACATAGAAAAACCCATCAGACCTCATTCCTAGCCCAGCACCGAAGAGCCTTAAGGTCCAGGATGAGCTAACTATTAAATGATGTTATATTTGACCCAAACTAAGGCAATTGTCCATTTCTAGGACTGTTTTATCACATCACCTGAAACCAGTATTTCTCAAAGATCCCCTAACTGCAAAAGCAAATCTGTTGGATTTCCAATGCTAACATTACCTGTATATATTTCCTTTGAGTTTCATCATTGAGAACATGGGCTACATGCTTGGAGAAAATCTTTTCACGACCCGTTCGAGCGTGGATGCCAACCATAGTGACGCCAATAGGCCAGGGAGCATTTCCAATAGCCATCTGAAGATAGGCATCGTTCgcctgaagaaaaacagcacatGCACTCttagcaaaacagaaagagcattagaaagcagagcatttttgcATTGCGGGACACAGGAACATCATCTATTCTGGGCTCTCCGAATCAGGTTTCGTTGCATGCTATTAACCAATTTTACAACACACCTTCCCAACAATAAACAATTCATGTTTATGCTGAACTCTGAGGGGAGCAAAGACTATGGACTTTACCTCATGAAAGAAAGCACTGGATAAGGCAGTCTAATTACCTTGATCAAAACTAAAGTTTACTAGGACTATTTTCAACTCTGCCTTCTCAGGTTCCCATAAGCTTTTCTGCTGTAATCACCTATACAGCCCttgctgttctgctgcagaCTAGATCAGGGAGCCCTGTCTGTAAGCACAACCCACTGCAGCCCAATGTCATGTGTGCAGGTCACCCAATACACGGGAGTGCAGTGGGGCCTGACAGCTCTCGGGGAGAGGAGCTAGGTTCCAAAGAGGCTGACAACCAGCTCTCCAGAAAACAGGATTAAACAAGCACATTAGTAGCAACAGTTACGAACAGAGCAATAGTAGCAGTAAATAGGAATCTGAAATCTCCCGATCAAGACAGCAGATCCCGTTTCTAAAGCTGTAGCAGACAACATCCCTGCAGAAGAACAGGGATAAAACTTGAAGGGAAAATTAatagaaagggagaaaggaagtacagagattaaaaaaaccatgACATCTGAGAACCAGGAAGTGAGGAAGACAGACACACGCGTACAATTATAGAAACAGCTTCAAGAAAGATGTGGAGCAGGACATTCCTCCACCATTAGCAAGTAGCAACAAGACTCACTGATGAAGAGTCCCTTTATAATCTCCTATTTAAAGAGCAGACAATAAGAAATAGCAATTATGACCAGTGGGTGCAGTTTCTTCCCAACTGGTACTGAGCAAACTGGAAGGCGAGTAACTACCAAGGTTGGGGgttgcagacagagctgcaAGTAAGCCTGAAGAAGGGACAGGACTTAGTCTTCACCTTCATGAGGTAGAATCTGAACAAATACCTACTTGCTGACTTAAATATAGTTTTGTGATGAAACATAGGATATGAACATCCAATTAAAGACCCTCCCAGGACTGTCACAACAGGGTTAATTAAGGTTGAAGGGACAACTGGCATTCTGGCATTTGCCTGCTGTCACATGTTGATTTCAAAATTTAAATCTTTCAAGCATTTCATCTAACTAAGCAGTAAGGATTTGTGGCTGACAGTATTCACTAGGctgcacaaagcaaaaaagcacagaagacaacagcaggcagaaagaaacaagtcccttaagaaacaaaatggaaaaggacATGAGTATCTTTAAAAGCACACGGCTCATTAGcctaattggaaaaaaaaacccaacaacaaaacccacttcCAAATGTGTACTCAACTCCTCCAAAATCAATCTGTGAATTCTACATAAAGCCAAGCACCTCCAGGACAGAGAAGCAGAGCCGATTAACCCATGACACATACCACATTCCCACACACTCATTATTTTGTTCTAGAGGGCACTGGAAAGGGAATTTCAACATAATGATgacaaccaaaagaaaaaattccccaaacaaaaccccactaTCATACATCCCACactttcagttctgctttcagaTGATTTGGATTAAACTTTCCTTAGgccatcttaatttttttcagtaacaaaagCAGGTTTCCTTGCTTACTTGACAAATTATCCCAAGTCCCCACAGGAATGGTAAGAAATACTAGAAATTTAAAGGCAAAACGTGGCTCAATTTCCTCTGCGTACACAAGGTTATTTAAGCAAATGCTATAGGTACTCAAGTTCCACTTCTGAAGGCAGCTACATACAAAACGTAACACTGTCTTTGATCCTGTGTGCCAAAGTATTTCTGCCTCCCTCAGTAAGCAGACTTCACCCAAAAAACTATTTAATAATTTACCTCAGCCTTACCAAGCCAGCTAATGTGAGCATAGCCAAAGAAGGGACAGTGTCTCAAATTCAATTAACTCAGTTCGCCTCAATTAATTCCTAATTAATTAATTGACAACCTATTACTATTAATTCAATACCTTCGTTTAACTTTACAATATCAGGTTTCCCATAGAAGATTCCTCTGCAACTTAATATAACCACCTCTGAGAAAAATTTCTCTTGGTATTTGCAAAGCTCAAAAGATCTGACAGGCTGTGGATCAAACGTTACTTGGAGCCTAACCTTCAAcagccatttttcattttgtctgaaTATACGTTGCATGCATTTCCAGCTATGTatcttccaaataaaaaaaaataaaataggaacgTTGAAGTAATGAATTTCGTCTATTAGAACCAGACTGAACATGCCAGAAGAGTGCAAACAAACGTACCTTCACATATTCTCTTTGCAACATGAATTTAATAATATCAGTTATTGATTCTTTGATGTCTGCAGGAAGTGTctacaggagaaaaagacaaaacccagtatttACTTCAGAATAGCAGCTCAGGAAAATCAGCCTACTCAGCATTTATACAAACTTTAGCAACTACCCTAGCCTGAGGactttaagaaaggaaaagatcttCATTATTTAGATGAAGGATCCAAAGCAAGAGAGGTTAAGTGGTTGTGCCTAGTAGCTAGTGGCAAAGTGCAAAATACAACCCCAGTTCTGTCACGTTTGCAACCCAATGAACAGGTGATACATTAAGCAACACCTGGAAAAGCAGCGGGTAGGCAGAAGAATCTGCTGACCAAGATAAAAAGGTCAGAGCTGGGAGTCATGGGCTCTAGTCCCAGAAAATAACCAACCTACCCTCTCTTCTTCTTACCTTAGGAAAGGGCACTAAGCACTGGGTACTTTGAAAGCAGAAGTTAAAGCAAGTCTTACAGGATAGTGacatttaaaagtgattcaCCCTTTTCCGAAGTTTTCTGAAGAGTGGCCTCAGGTACGATTCTGTCTGCTTTTGAGTGGCACTATTCAGCTTCCCTTGTACTCCCCGTTTCACGTAGTCTTCTCTGGCATTCAACTCCTTAGCCCAAACTCCAAGGAGAAACTGTAGGAAGAACAAGCAAATTTATGTCATAGTGCCATCTAGTGACATCCTCAGCAAAACAGATGGGAACAGTGGTTTAAGCCACCAAGGCAAAATGAGGTTTTTGGAGAAATCGGAATGAAGAAGGCCTCTTTCAGAAGGACAGGCCAGGAGGGATAGTAAGAACCCTCCCATCATAAAAACACGTGGGCAAGGGAGGAGCATGTATTAAAGGCGTgtacaaaaaacccaaggaaacaAGAGTGTAGGTATCTGcgctgggcaggaggagggccACCTACAAAGAGCACAAGACACCGATGTTTCAGGGCAACTTTTGCAATGGAGCCTAAGGAACGGTACAGATCACAGTGAAGACACCAGAAGGCAAACATGTCAAATGTACCTTCCCTCCAcccagaaaacaggttttgAGCTTTCTTTGTCTGACTGCCCAGCCCAAACTATATTAAAATGCTGGTGTATCTTACATACACATCAAAGCTTTAGCTCTGGCTGTGACTCCTGATCATCCCAATAGTTAGACAGGGACCAGCTGACTCAAATGAGGCAATACAGGCTTCTTGCCAGGAAACAAGGGAACAATTTTCTGCTATCCACTTGAACCTGTTTCCTTAGCAAAACCAGAGGACTTCCCTTAAAATTCTCTTATTTCACATGACAGTACCAAGTGACATCTCATTTCAGCTGTTcctgggggaagggaggcagggactccacagaattttttaatgctgtagtAGTACACAGAAGCAACTAGATACAACTGCCTCAATTACCATATAGAAATCAaaacctgttttattttgtctggAAAAGTAGGAGCAGATTCTGCAAAACACCGCTCTCCCAACAGCTCTTTCCCAGGTCTAGCAGCATTAGTCACTATTGTGACTAACCGAGGCTGTGGAGTACTGAACATTTAAAAACCACTCAAATCTTAAGCATAATGTGTCAGTTTTTCTCTCCAAGCAGCTGAAACCATCCCTTCTGTTACAAAATGTATCTGaatgacagtaaaaaatatGACATAGCTACAGAATAATTAATCTATTGGAGTTTGTTACCTTCAAGAACTTTGTTATGATGTCCATATCATAGTGATCGTCACCCCGTCCTAAGGATTCTCCCAAAACctagaacaggagaaaaaaaaaaaaggctattatTTCCACACTGTCTAGAAGTTTGCcgccgccaccaccaccacgctTCAATGCTCTAGCTTCCTGCCAAAACCTCAGAACTGTTAATACTAACAGCaatttttagaaacattttccagTAGACATAGTTGGATTTATAACCTATTTCCATTGTCCTCACATTTCTAAACTgagttgtatttaaaaaatctcaTAGATTTGGAACTCATTTCAGTGTAAGCCTTTATGCTCAAGGGAATGCAGTTAAAGTAGCTTAAAATTAAGACTGCAGTGTCttcaaacttttcagaaaaagattaCTTTCATGGCTCAAACCAAGCCTGTCCTACTACCCCAAAAAGGTAATACTTTGAGAACTAACAGACTGATAAAACGCAGCCCCATTACAACTAGTACCCATTCTGGTACCACAGTTATTTTAAACCAGAACCCCTGGTAccctaacaaaaaaaccaaagactgTCTCCTAATACTAATACATTCACTTAAGCTCTCAGTTATAAATCAgattatttcttaaatacacTTGTGGAGGGGTGTTATGAAGATCAACTCCTGCAAAGAGTTTTGAAGATTAAGGGCAAAAGACTTCAGCTCAAGTTAGTgtgcttttcaaaacattacCCTAAAGTACCAAGGGCTGAATGCATTTCATGGCATTCACACAACTACCATGGTATTCTTTCAGAACATGGTAGCTATTTGCACTGAAGTTCCTGGGACACATCATCTCTGCACTTCTTATATTTCCTGTGATTCGATGCCCACTTTTTTTTGTCCTAGATGTTTTTATATAGAACATTCTCTCTGTGTGTCCATTTTTCAGAGTCCATCTCTCTTGTATAGGGAAAATTCATTGATTCTATGCTTATTACCCTCTCAAGTACTCATTGAAAAGGCTTTAGAATTTATAACCAGgtaatgttatttttatcaaATTCTTTActtccaacccccctgcagagGGAATCCTAACTATATCACTTTTCTTTGCAGGCAACTCCTGCCCCCTTTCTGATGAGGTGTAGTAAACAAAGACGACTTGAGTTTTCACATGTCTACTGTAGGCACTTAAGAGTGCAACTCAAGGCTTCGAAAGCTCAACTCCCTAACAGAGCATATTTAAGGATACTTTAGAATGCCTAAGTTAGATGTGGAAACAATCCTGAAGCTTTCTCACAACAATACACTACATCTAAAAATCCCTTAATTAAAATCTACCCATCACACACTTCTAGTTCTTCAATAGTAGTATTCTCCTCATGGACTTTCAAGTCATTCTGTGAGTCATCGTCTCCTGCTTCTTGGCCGCCTACAATTTCGTTCAGATACTGCTGGTCAATCTTATCCAAAGCAGCCTTCAGGTCATTTCTCAGGCcctagaaaagagaagaaattactaatctacaaaaaaacctcgagcaaataaaagcagttcAGTCCTGTCACTGTGAGCATCcaacttctgtttaaaaaaaaatcaaattctatAAAAACATGCATAAATCTTTATCTTTGCTGTCTGAATTTAAACCAAATTAGAAGAACAGTTTCCAGATTGCTTCAGcacttaaaaaaagacacaggcACATTAACATCTGCAATGCTCACACCTATgaaaaaagactttttaccaAATTTTCACCAGAAAAGCAGGGAGTACTGAACCAACTTCTAGGACTTCCTTCAAGACATTTTCTCCAAGCAATGCACTgaaccaccccaaaacaaacagaaaacagaccaTAACCATCATCAGCCCTACAAGTCTTCACATCTGCgctgaaaaaaagctgtagaTGAGGTAACACTCCTTCAGTGCCATCATATAAAACATTAATGCAGTACCAATGATTTAAACATAGCAGAATGTTTTATATAAAGCGTTTAAAGTCCCCTACTCTAGAATAGGTGACTAAAAAACTTTATCAGTTTGAAATTGTGTATACAAAGTTAAGAACTACTTTTAAATAGAACAAGAAACTCAGCTTAGTCACAGTTACAGCACTTGCATTCTTGAGACATAAAATATAAAGCTCTATAAAGGAGTATGGCATTTCTTACCCTAAGATAAATTCAGCCACTCCACTGGGAATACATATGCACTTCCCCTCCTCCATCACTATACTTGACTGTCTGGAGCATTTCTATTAATCATTCAGTAGTCTAAAAATGTCTGAACCATAAACTGGTTTATAGTGAGTATCTACATTTTAAGCAACACAAAGCAACAAGAGTGGCTGAAACATGGAACACAAAAATACAATACAACCCTATTTATGAGCTATTTCTTAATACTTCTACTACTGTCATTGATGTCACTGGAGGGGAAGCTTTCATTAGCagaattatatatttattttttaaaaagtgttgaGATCCGTTTATCTTTTTTGAAAAGACTCGAACAagaaaaggttttccttttaCGGGCAGCCCCAGTGAAGATGTTTCAAACAATTCAGTTTGCCACAAATTAGGGAAGAAAATCCAAATCATCACTCTCTTAGCTGGGATGCAAATTTGATtaacagtgaaagcaaaacaaaccccaactGCATCTCCTCAATTAAATGATCAATTCTTAatacaaaaagaataaatcagttAACTATGATGTATCTTAtagtcatttttttaattgatggcTACTTTTAagggaacaggagaaaaagcaagtttCCATAACAAGTAATAGCTCTGGAATCAAGGGATTTGAAAAATCCTTTACATACCGGAAAGACAGGATGCAGTCCTCCTCTTACTTACCTGTACCTTCTCAGAGAAGCATATAATCATAAAAACAGGATCATTTTAACAGTAAATGACTGTCTTCTCTGCTGGCTGAGAAGCTGCtaacagcacaggctggggtaTTATTGCTACCTGGAGGCCccttttttaactgaaaagggCCTAGAAGGTTTCAAGGTTTTAACTAACATAAGGAATTGTAATTGTGCACAAAACTATGACACTTAACATACTTACTCAGGTGATAAATGAGACTGAGCAGATATTTCTCTTTGCTCTGTACTACCCCTCACTCCTGAAAATCAGCAGTTACTGAAACTGATTTTCCGTAACTTTTATAGGGTTCTTGATGGGTTATCCCACCACAAATAAGTAACTAATAGCCAGCCAGTCTTACCTTGTTCACTTCAGGTGCAAGGATTTCTATCTTCCTCAGACGTTGAAATGCATCATAATCTGTTTCTCCAAACAATCTGATTGGCTCACCTCTCTCACGTAACCTCCTGATAAcctgaaaagaattaaaatattcccTTACACTAACTCctaaaggaagcaaaacaaaatccagaatAACAGATTTATTTACTTTGCTTAGGATAACAAGCTGAGCTGGACTGGGGAGGAAATGACAATATTTTAAGCAGTAGAAAAATGTTCCAGACACTTTACAATCTAAATAGAGAATTCCCATGGTATTTCAGTGAAAGGTCATTCCAAATATTACCAATCTAAATTTTACATAAAATCCCAAGTTGTTTGATACAGCCTaacttcttcctccttctgaCTTGTTTAAACAAATACACCAAAATCATCCCTCTGGCACAGctcaaaaaaaccttttcaaaaaTCACAAAGGGACTTGACTATAATATCACTCACCTACTTGTCTAGGGCAATAAAAACACTCTCTTAACTAGGCTGCAGCTTGTCACTGATCTGCAAAACAATTTGCTGAAAATTCACATCCTTAAGCATCTGGTAAATATTAAGTCCCATAGTCTAATGGGACAGTTACTTTAAAACAGATGtaacaggtgaaaaaaatctCCGTCAACTGATTCTTAAAGTCACGGGCAGAGCCAAAACCTAAACTTTATTCTCCcgattcctcctctcctgcacTGCTTGCTAAATCTCTTTAGTCTTACCATTATTCATCTAGTGTATCAAGCAATAGGCTTATTGGTATATGAATCACCACGCAATACTGTGGTGATCAAGAGAAGGGTTTAGACTTCATTTCATGCCATACACTTCATTATACCAACGCTGGTTGGACAACAAGAAACTAAGTGAATTGAGACATTAATTCGTTTATTCAGCGGCAAGTGTCTTGCCGCATGTTAGGAAACATTTGACTTGCAAGTGTATCACACTTGGCTGTGTGGTGGATAGCACACTGGCACTGCAGTACCTAAACCTCCGCCAAAACATGCACCCAAGTAGATCAATAGCAGTGAGACACTGCGCATTACACAGGTCTGTATGACCAAACCTCAAACCAAAACTCAAACCAACAGCCCACATTACAAGTCCTGTGACACACTCCCGTAAAAAACGGCAAGTATCCAGCAAAATTAAAGGGACATGATGTCCTTGGATGTTCTCAGCTGtgaatttcagtatttccaaGAGCAGAATTTATTCTGTGCTTCTGAACTTCctgcttctcttctgttttggGGTATAGATCTGTTTGTGAACTCGCATTCACATAGGTATTTTTATCCTTAGAAAGCACAAAGAACGCACCAGCCACTCTGGCTTCAGAACTGTTCCTTCTAGAAAACAAGGTGAACATCCAAAACTTTAGTTTCTAAAATCGGACTCAGACCAATGAactactcaaaaaaaaaaagaagctgggagaaaaaaacttgGAAAAGGTCAGCATCAGTGCAAATCCATGACAAAGAGGCTCTACCTATCTGTATCTCCCTACACACTCAGTTGAACAGCAGATCCTTGATAAGCAAAGATGATAATTTATCGTTGACTGTAAAAATGGAGGCTTATTATTTAATACAAATTGCCATTAAAAGTACAGTTCATTAGAAAAAACAGTCCCTAAACAAgacatttcagaagcattttctgtAAACTCAGGTAGTCTGTTTACAACAACTGATTTTACCTCCTGCCTGGAAAGAGTCATTGGTAACTTTTCTTCTGCCAGTTCAAGTTCCAGCACAGGATTTGACGCAGTCAGtggtttctcttcctcttcttgctgCTGTACCTACATTCAACAGACAGAAGTTACTAACGCGCCAATGGAAATAAACCTATAAATTGACAGCAACAGTGAAGATATAGAACTCTGGAATGCAGATTTTAACATGACAATATAAACTTTTAGTTTCGTAGTTTTTATAGGCTATAATTGAATTTCACAGAACAATataagcttttaaaagtatCAGTAATTAACTAACACTTCTGTAGGTTGCAGGAAGCAGTCTCTATAGTAAATAGAAAGGACAATTGCTAAAGTTTAGCAATCACTTCAGCAGGCACACGCCAGCATTGGTGCCAAAAATAGCAGATCCACCCCCTGCCTGTTGATTCCTGCCCCTGTTCTACCCTCTTCACCCATGCAAAAGCCTTTGCATCGCTATGTGATGAACCAGATGTAGGAAAtgattcaaacagaaaataatctgGCAAACACAAAGAAAGGTACCCTTCGCAGACCACTTAACCTCCTCATCCAGCTCAACACACATAGCACATGCATGGACACAAGGGCAGAAATGAAAACccaagggaagggagagagcGGGGCTGCTTCTTTCAGTGGCAGCGTAAGCTTAAAATGTTTATTACCTACAGCTTCAGTGAGGGGAGAGAGCGGGGCTGCTTCTTTCGGTGGCAGCGTAAGCTTAAAATGTTTATTACCTACAGCTTCAGTGAGCTGAGTACAATTAGCAGTGATCCATTGCTTCTAGCTGGGTTTTGAAAGGTGCTTGTTAGAAAGACATGTTACCTTAAACAAGTTTGCCATAGTTTCTtgcaggtttaaaaaaaaaaaaaaaaaaaaagaaaaaagaacacctACAACTCCTCACAGGGGCAGGATCTCATTAATGATTCCTCTTAATCTAAAAGAAGGTCCCTGAATCAAACAGAGCTTTCCTGCTTCATTACTcaatattttaataatgcaaaACAACTCTTTGATCAAAGTAACTTTGAGACAGTAGTCATGTAACTACAGTTCCCTTTATAAGATCAAATTTGACACTTATGACAGCATGAGCAGATCGCTCTTGGTAATATTCCTATAATAAGGGAACATTTCCAGTACTCACTCacatcttggtttttttcctagattcGTTACTAGAACTTATTTCCTTTCCATACTTGCTGAAAGGGAGATGCCCCACTTCATCCTACAGCACCCTGCAGCAATCTCCGTGCACGAGCAGCTCACTGTCATTTCCAGTCTGTATTCAGGTTGATCAGTTTGATCATTGTACGAGAcagatttttctaaagaatGTTTCCTATTCTTTCAGGCCAATTTGCCAGTCTTGCACTCAGGTGTTGGTATAACTCCATGTGGCTGCAAGGATCCACCCCTGTGGCTCCAGCTACAAGATTCAGCTACAAATCCATATTCAATGCTATAATACCAAACACAGAAATCGATCCTACAAGTACAGGTGTTTGAGACAAGCAAGGGAAGGACAATCAAATCAATGCTTAACacaaagggagggggaaaataaaacctcCATCAATGCAGGAAAGGGAGAATTGGCAGGGAACAGAAAACATGGAAGAACTGTGTAAATTTATATTACCTATATAAAGAAATACACTCCCATAGCAGAAGGATACATACAAATTTTAACTTACAAACATTCTTGAAATCATAAAGAGACAGCAGCATTTGGGGGAAAAGATTTGATCCATTCTGTCAGCTGGACTCCAAGTTACAAGCGATACCTTTAccacagttatttttgtttcagtgctttcttCAAGCAAGTCAAATTATTACAACTTATAAAGTATAAAACTgcacaatttaaaaagaaatcagtccATATTCTACATCTCATCAACAGATCAAATGCAGAAATCTGGGAGGCTCTAAAAAGATACTAAATGAAAGGAAGtaacttattttaaaaccattttcagGGTTACATTTCAAACCAAaactggtgctgcagcagcacagacaatGCCATTTTAACCGCCACATAAGGTTCTGAAGAATGCAAGCTAATGCTCAAAAAGCATCACATAGTCATTTCCACTTGGAAGAGCAACTGGATTCACAGAACACATTCTCACAACTATATGCTGCACATTCTGAGAATCGTTTTGGCATTGACATTCAAATAATCTACCAACGGATCACGGTTTCAGAATAAGTCACTAACTGGGTAAAGTTCAATTGAAAACAAAGCTCCTATTTGTGCCCAGTAACAGCAAACGAGATTACAAGCCTATGTCTTCCACAAGGGAATGCACACCCCCTCCCACACACATATAatcaggcaggcaggcagacgCACActtgtaaagaaaacagcattcttCCCATTTCAGTAAACTATTGCCCTGACACCATTACAAGGCAGGTAAAGCCTTCCAGATCACTCATTTGTTGCTAAATGCGCCCTAGGTTACCAactgttttctaatattttgccagcaagaaaataaatgctgttgtCACACACTTTCAATGTTGAATGGTTGGTGGTCAAAACccaaatacaaatacatacagTTGGCAGATTTTTTCAATATGCGCCCAAGCTACACTGATTTCTTTTGGACATTTTGACAAGATCATGAAAATTATCTGAATGGATAAACCTATCCAAAtatatccatttttttccagtaagggggggtggggggaaggtagCTATATCAGATCCAGTTTTCATGCCTAACagcacaatttaaaaagaaaggaagacaagcTTTGACCCCAAGCCACTTcatgctttacaaaaaaaaaaaaaaaaagccaaaccataACACAAACTTAAGTAGCT
The Falco peregrinus isolate bFalPer1 chromosome 6, bFalPer1.pri, whole genome shotgun sequence genome window above contains:
- the PRPF18 gene encoding pre-mRNA-splicing factor 18, encoding MDILKREISRKRQQLEEKELLGGNKKYFKRSELAKKEEEAYFQRCGYKVQQQEEEEKPLTASNPVLELELAEEKLPMTLSRQEVIRRLRERGEPIRLFGETDYDAFQRLRKIEILAPEVNKGLRNDLKAALDKIDQQYLNEIVGGQEAGDDDSQNDLKVHEENTTIEELEVLGESLGRGDDHYDMDIITKFLKFLLGVWAKELNAREDYVKRGVQGKLNSATQKQTESYLRPLFRKLRKRTLPADIKESITDIIKFMLQREYVKANDAYLQMAIGNAPWPIGVTMVGIHARTGREKIFSKHVAHVLNDETQRKYIQGLKRLMTICQKHFPTDPSKCVEYNAL